A single window of Archangium gephyra DNA harbors:
- a CDS encoding type IV toxin-antitoxin system AbiEi family antitoxin domain-containing protein — translation MQPNRPNPPDWGQLYEIAAGQGGYVTTQQAQEAGYSLPLLTHHVKQGRLQRARRGVYRLTHYPAGEHEELIVLWLWSEQAGVFSHETALSLHQLSDALPAVHHLTLPAAWSRRRLRTPPGVRLYFADVKGRDLTWAGGVPVTSPLRTHMDCMTNHVLPEFIYAARIQILQRGLANAKELQTQLAEQVPATSTNKARASRARHLSDTSRGRT, via the coding sequence ATGCAGCCGAATCGCCCGAATCCGCCCGATTGGGGGCAGCTCTACGAAATCGCCGCGGGCCAGGGCGGCTACGTCACCACGCAGCAGGCGCAGGAGGCCGGCTACTCCCTGCCGCTCCTGACCCACCATGTGAAGCAGGGCCGTCTGCAGCGCGCCCGTCGTGGCGTCTACCGGCTCACGCACTACCCGGCTGGAGAGCACGAGGAGCTCATCGTGCTCTGGCTATGGAGCGAGCAAGCGGGCGTCTTCAGCCACGAGACAGCGCTCTCGCTGCACCAGCTTTCGGACGCCCTGCCGGCGGTGCATCACCTCACCCTGCCAGCGGCCTGGTCACGGCGACGGCTCCGCACTCCACCTGGAGTTCGCCTGTACTTCGCGGACGTGAAGGGGCGCGACTTGACCTGGGCTGGGGGTGTCCCCGTGACGTCCCCGCTCCGCACGCACATGGACTGCATGACAAACCATGTATTGCCCGAGTTCATCTACGCAGCGCGCATACAAATCTTGCAGCGAGGCCTTGCCAACGCGAAGGAACTCCAGACCCAACTTGCGGAACAAGTTCCTGCAACATCGACGAACAAGGCACGGGCATCCCGAGCCCGTCACCTCAGCGACACTTCCCGAGGGCGAACATGA
- a CDS encoding lipoxygenase family protein: MSLIPSLPQNDSPTQQQQRLATLTTQRQVYAYNFDSRLSPLGIAAQVPRQDSFSFVWLDGIATTALQLLGNVLAIGAKLFDNGEAIQNDANLSEPELQKVEDFHQDLTEGFSRLSDRTARLHQAPRSPGVAIIAGVIERPRTLLKAAGQILEDTAGVALVSELATQAALDAPSIGQDILDLVDTLLKKLLSEAGELFLRYLGLFGQAASLADYADQFSLLQPPSVASNYETDLIFARMRLAGPNPVLLQGIDALPEKFPVTDAQFQAVMGPEDSLARAGSEGRLYLLDYAVFQGIPTGQTSGGQKYIEAPLALFAVPAASQSDRKLRAVAIQCSQTPGRSNPIFTPADGTSWRLARLHVQVADGNYHELISHLGLTHLVLEEFTLSTHRQLAPEHPLYVLLTPHFQGTLAINNAAETSLIAPGGPVDQLLGGEIKASTQLSIQAVANHSINQAFLPRALAARRVEDASKLPDYPYRDDGLLLWNDIRAWVSEYLSIYYNDDAAVRSDYELQAWVTELSSPEAGKLKDVGENGTGIQTFEYLVDLATYVIFTASAQHAAVNFPQRTIMSYTPALPLAAYAPAPTSVEELPARTELTHLPPLQMAFLQQAVTFGLGNVYFTRLGGYDTYLREPWFSDARVWPALEVFQKRLRATEQEIGRRNLSRIPYETLLPTAIPQSINI, encoded by the coding sequence TTCGTCTGGTTGGATGGCATCGCCACCACCGCGCTGCAGTTGCTGGGCAACGTGCTGGCCATCGGCGCGAAGCTCTTCGACAACGGAGAGGCGATCCAGAACGACGCCAACCTGTCCGAGCCGGAGCTCCAGAAGGTCGAGGACTTCCACCAGGACCTGACGGAGGGCTTCAGCCGGCTGTCGGACCGGACCGCCCGGCTCCACCAGGCCCCGCGCTCGCCGGGTGTGGCGATCATCGCCGGTGTCATCGAGCGCCCCCGGACGCTGCTCAAGGCGGCGGGCCAGATACTGGAAGACACCGCCGGTGTCGCGCTGGTCTCCGAGCTCGCCACCCAGGCCGCGCTGGATGCGCCCTCCATCGGGCAGGACATCCTCGACCTCGTCGACACCCTGCTCAAGAAGCTGCTGTCCGAGGCCGGTGAGCTGTTCCTGCGGTACCTGGGACTGTTCGGCCAGGCGGCGTCGCTCGCCGACTACGCGGACCAGTTCTCGCTGCTGCAGCCGCCGTCGGTCGCCAGCAACTACGAGACCGACCTCATCTTCGCGCGCATGCGGCTGGCCGGACCCAACCCGGTGCTGCTCCAGGGCATCGACGCGCTCCCCGAGAAGTTCCCGGTGACGGACGCGCAGTTCCAGGCCGTGATGGGCCCGGAGGACTCCCTGGCGCGCGCGGGCAGTGAGGGACGGCTCTACCTGCTGGACTACGCCGTCTTCCAGGGCATTCCCACCGGACAGACCTCGGGCGGGCAGAAGTACATCGAAGCGCCGCTCGCCCTGTTCGCCGTGCCCGCCGCGAGCCAGTCCGACCGGAAGCTGCGCGCGGTGGCCATCCAGTGCTCGCAGACGCCGGGCCGCTCCAACCCCATCTTCACCCCGGCGGACGGCACCTCCTGGCGCCTGGCGCGCCTGCACGTGCAGGTGGCGGATGGCAACTATCACGAGCTCATCTCGCACCTGGGGCTCACGCACCTGGTCCTCGAGGAGTTCACCCTGTCCACGCACCGCCAGCTCGCCCCCGAGCACCCGCTCTACGTCCTGCTGACGCCCCACTTCCAGGGCACCCTGGCCATCAACAACGCCGCGGAGACCTCGCTCATCGCGCCCGGGGGCCCCGTGGACCAGCTGCTCGGCGGAGAGATCAAGGCCTCCACCCAGTTGAGCATCCAGGCCGTGGCCAACCACTCCATCAACCAGGCGTTCCTGCCCCGGGCGCTGGCGGCCCGCCGGGTGGAGGACGCCTCGAAGCTGCCGGACTACCCGTACCGCGATGATGGGCTGCTGCTCTGGAACGACATCCGCGCCTGGGTGAGCGAGTACCTGTCCATCTACTACAACGATGACGCCGCCGTGCGCAGCGACTACGAGCTGCAGGCCTGGGTCACCGAGCTGTCCAGCCCCGAGGCCGGCAAGCTGAAGGACGTGGGGGAGAACGGCACGGGCATCCAGACGTTCGAGTACCTGGTGGACCTGGCCACCTACGTCATCTTCACCGCGAGCGCGCAGCACGCGGCGGTCAACTTCCCGCAGCGGACCATCATGAGCTACACCCCGGCCCTGCCGCTGGCGGCCTACGCCCCCGCGCCCACCTCCGTGGAGGAGCTGCCCGCGCGCACCGAGCTGACCCACCTGCCGCCGTTGCAGATGGCCTTCCTGCAGCAGGCGGTCACCTTCGGGCTGGGCAACGTGTACTTCACGCGGCTCGGCGGCTACGACACGTACCTGCGCGAGCCCTGGTTCTCGGACGCGCGCGTGTGGCCCGCGCTCGAGGTCTTCCAGAAGCGCCTGCGCGCCACGGAGCAGGAGATCGGCCGGCGCAACCTCTCGCGCATCCCCTACGAGACGCTGCTGCCCACGGCGATTCCGCAGAGCATCAACATCTGA